The following proteins are co-located in the Heliorestis convoluta genome:
- a CDS encoding sigma-70 family RNA polymerase sigma factor, translating into MDTKSTQGCNWRRFALIDNVELIRAAQAGDGQAFSQLVELYQNKVYGLAVHLTGNPDDAQDLAQEAFVRAYRSIGSFRFQSDFGTWMHRITVNTWINMTRKQKGIYLESLDQEIEGESSSYKKEVASDDVGPDQAFERQEFQGMVRKALLELNEEHRTVLVMREIYGYSYDEIAASTESSLGTVKSRINRAKSNLRKKILELSGKYDFPFARDRKAGDRQ; encoded by the coding sequence TTGGATACGAAGAGTACTCAGGGATGCAATTGGAGGAGATTCGCCCTGATAGACAATGTTGAACTCATTCGCGCAGCGCAAGCTGGTGATGGGCAAGCTTTTTCTCAGCTTGTGGAGTTGTACCAGAACAAGGTGTATGGTCTTGCTGTTCATTTGACGGGCAATCCCGATGATGCGCAAGATCTGGCCCAGGAAGCTTTTGTGCGAGCTTATCGCTCGATTGGATCTTTTCGCTTTCAGTCTGACTTTGGCACTTGGATGCATCGGATTACGGTGAATACTTGGATCAATATGACGCGGAAGCAAAAGGGCATTTATCTGGAATCACTCGATCAGGAGATTGAAGGGGAATCTTCTTCTTATAAGAAAGAAGTGGCTTCTGATGATGTTGGGCCTGATCAGGCTTTTGAGAGACAAGAGTTTCAAGGTATGGTGCGCAAAGCTTTGTTAGAGTTGAATGAAGAGCATCGCACTGTGCTGGTGATGCGTGAGATCTATGGCTATTCTTACGATGAGATTGCGGCTTCGACGGAATCTTCTCTTGGTACGGTGAAGTCGCGTATCAATAGAGCCAAATCCAATCTTCGCAAAAAGATTCTAGAGCTTTCGGGAAAGTATGATTTTCCTTTTGCTCGTGACAGAAAGGCAGGTGACAGGCAATGA
- a CDS encoding copper amine oxidase N-terminal domain-containing protein, translating into MISKANKKMLAIVTAFMFMFTVFAPVGLVGEAEAASKNRVDRVVYVDKDEDFNALPRVPYLIIQDEDGDFSNGERFRLQLPGSAEWNLATGTDTATTTAAVASDGIHVTSGTVNYTIRAISDQVVDVTFNSGDISGNTFHIPLNVDLDNASGEIKVTINPMDSALSSGSFTFAVVEAGGTIATVSDKEDVTRGPAREGATITLDETRIGALSGEQVFRLRLPSGFEWVTTGSGTVTEANAYNFGNGSVEPDVTIHTTNNTRTIELRVNVAAPSEVSRGYITIDPVFNVTRDANMGDVKVDLLSTRGDITAISGLVIAEYLEHGVTISIDEAREFLAGRASVENLGNLDEEEYTTATITIEQTGSNALLNGRIVEFELPSWVKVAAEDDATNEQIFNAIFDSNGQTVFNNFWINSDRNKFEVNVNTPNTNDIELELPLIIEADKTGDIHLNVKGAGLNEQNLLVGKALAPVQVDIKVADVRLGVQQQSAPDIVITENEAGALMERGYLVVNFRDHNGLRFDNADFVVTAGDLEIDVDASSVQNERLLIYIDTESTVPSTIKVTNIELTVNRMAPEGPVRVDVGGNALIGYVSEENGVFTNNESDFNGRVLRTVFANVITPAPGEVRATASFSIGSTSYTVDGVEKQMDAMPYIKNDRTFLPLRYVAEALGVNENNIMWNQSSQTATIIKGDRVVSVQIGNYAMTVNGTTLYMDVAPEITGDRTYLPLRFIGQALGANLEWVAETQTAIVKQ; encoded by the coding sequence ATGATTAGCAAAGCTAACAAGAAAATGCTAGCCATCGTGACAGCATTTATGTTTATGTTCACAGTCTTCGCTCCAGTCGGTCTGGTTGGCGAAGCCGAAGCAGCAAGCAAGAACCGTGTTGACCGTGTCGTATATGTAGATAAAGATGAAGATTTTAACGCACTTCCTCGAGTACCTTACCTTATCATTCAAGATGAAGATGGTGACTTTAGCAACGGAGAAAGATTCCGCTTGCAATTGCCGGGTTCTGCTGAATGGAACTTAGCAACTGGTACAGATACTGCTACAACCACTGCTGCTGTAGCGTCTGATGGAATTCACGTAACATCAGGAACTGTTAATTACACAATTAGAGCAATCTCAGATCAGGTTGTTGATGTAACTTTTAACAGCGGCGATATTAGTGGAAACACATTCCACATTCCTTTGAACGTAGACCTAGACAATGCTTCCGGTGAAATCAAAGTAACCATTAACCCAATGGACAGCGCTCTTTCTAGCGGTAGCTTTACATTTGCTGTCGTAGAAGCTGGCGGTACTATTGCAACTGTAAGTGACAAAGAAGATGTTACCAGAGGACCTGCACGTGAAGGTGCTACAATTACACTAGATGAAACAAGAATTGGCGCACTTAGTGGAGAGCAAGTTTTTAGATTGAGACTTCCCAGTGGTTTTGAGTGGGTTACTACTGGGTCTGGCACTGTAACTGAAGCCAATGCCTATAACTTTGGCAATGGCAGCGTTGAACCAGATGTCACGATTCATACTACCAATAACACTAGAACGATTGAACTTCGTGTAAACGTGGCGGCACCATCTGAAGTTTCTAGAGGATACATCACAATTGATCCGGTCTTTAACGTTACTAGAGATGCTAACATGGGAGATGTAAAAGTAGACCTACTCAGCACAAGAGGCGATATCACCGCCATTTCTGGTCTAGTAATTGCAGAGTATCTTGAGCATGGCGTTACTATTTCTATTGATGAAGCGAGAGAGTTCCTTGCAGGTCGAGCTTCTGTAGAGAATCTAGGAAATCTTGATGAAGAAGAATATACAACAGCTACCATTACAATTGAGCAGACTGGTAGCAACGCTTTATTAAATGGACGAATTGTTGAATTTGAACTACCAAGCTGGGTTAAAGTAGCAGCTGAAGATGATGCAACTAACGAGCAAATTTTTAATGCTATCTTCGACAGCAATGGACAAACTGTCTTCAACAACTTCTGGATCAATAGCGATAGAAATAAGTTTGAAGTAAATGTAAATACTCCTAACACAAACGATATCGAACTAGAACTTCCTCTAATCATTGAAGCTGACAAAACTGGCGACATCCATCTAAATGTCAAAGGTGCAGGCCTCAACGAGCAGAATCTCTTAGTCGGTAAAGCTCTTGCACCTGTGCAAGTAGACATTAAAGTTGCTGATGTAAGACTAGGTGTTCAACAACAATCTGCACCAGACATTGTAATCACTGAAAACGAAGCTGGTGCTCTCATGGAAAGAGGCTACTTAGTAGTCAACTTCAGAGACCACAATGGTCTAAGATTTGATAATGCAGACTTTGTAGTTACCGCTGGTGACCTTGAAATTGATGTAGATGCTTCTAGTGTTCAAAATGAACGATTGCTTATCTACATCGACACAGAATCTACAGTACCTTCAACAATTAAAGTAACCAACATTGAGCTAACCGTTAACCGTATGGCACCAGAAGGACCTGTAAGAGTAGATGTTGGTGGAAACGCATTGATTGGTTATGTTAGCGAAGAAAACGGCGTGTTTACTAACAACGAAAGCGACTTCAACGGTCGTGTACTTCGCACAGTCTTCGCCAACGTAATCACCCCAGCTCCTGGCGAAGTTCGCGCCACTGCAAGCTTCTCCATCGGTAGCACTTCCTACACTGTAGACGGTGTAGAAAAGCAAATGGATGCAATGCCTTATATCAAAAATGACCGCACTTTCTTGCCACTTCGCTATGTAGCAGAAGCTCTTGGTGTGAACGAGAACAACATCATGTGGAACCAGTCTTCCCAAACTGCTACAATTATCAAAGGCGACCGCGTAGTTTCTGTACAAATCGGTAACTATGCAATGACTGTGAACGGTACTACGCTTTATATGGATGTAGCACCAGAAATCACTGGCGACCGCACCTACTTGCCACTGCGCTTTATCGGTCAAGCTCTTGGTGCTAACCTTGAGTGGGTAGCTGAGACACAAACGGCTATCGTAAAGCAGTAA
- a CDS encoding copper amine oxidase N-terminal domain-containing protein, protein MISKANKKMLAIVTAFMFMFTVFAPIGMIGEAEAASKNRVDRVVYVDKDENFEDLARVPYLIIQDEDGDFGASERFRLQLPGSAEWNLGETTATSAAVSATSGAIASTTGAATQYQIRVISDQIIDVTLSGILKSQTFHIPLNVDLDNASGEIKVTVNPMDSAVSSGTYTFAVVESGGTIATVGEKRDVTRGNAHGATITIDEARIGALDPGTQEFRLRLPSGFNWNATLTSGSAVVEGLGNTATLEARIGANDRTLEVTVRNIVRSSDSRGYIAITPYFNITRDANLGDVKVDILSRSSDVTAVSGLVVAEYIEHGVTVSIDEVREFLAGRAAVGNLADLDEEEFETAEITIEQNGRALLDGRIVEFELPSWVKVAVAENADHETVFDEIFGDGSAVFERNSFWINSDRNRFEVTVEDSTEADEIELVIPLLIEADKTGKIYLNIKGAGIAEQNLLIGTAIAPVEVDIKVADVRIGVQNQSAPDIVITENQAGALMEGSLVIDLRQFDGLRFTDATFEVIAGDLEIDVDASDVDDHRLTIVIEADSTEPSTIKVSNIELTVNRMAPEGFVQVDVSGDALIGYVSINGEDAIERDADSGTFNTRVARVNFANVITPAPGQVRSAATFVIGENVYTVNGVEKQMDAAPYIKDGRTFLPVRFVADALGVSENNIIWNQATQSATIIKGDRIVSVQIGNNVMTVNGTPLTMDVAPEIRDGRTFLPLRFIGQALGADMEWVAETQTVIVNQ, encoded by the coding sequence ATGATTAGCAAAGCTAACAAAAAAATGCTTGCTATCGTGACAGCATTTATGTTCATGTTCACGGTATTCGCACCCATCGGAATGATTGGCGAAGCAGAAGCAGCAAGCAAGAACCGCGTTGACCGTGTTGTTTATGTAGATAAGGATGAGAACTTTGAAGATCTTGCTCGAGTACCTTACCTTATCATTCAAGATGAAGATGGTGACTTTGGTGCTTCAGAAAGATTCCGCTTGCAATTGCCAGGTTCTGCTGAGTGGAACTTAGGAGAAACTACTGCAACAAGCGCTGCAGTTAGCGCAACCAGCGGCGCAATCGCTTCTACAACTGGTGCAGCTACTCAATATCAAATCAGAGTAATCTCTGATCAAATTATTGACGTAACTCTCAGTGGCATTCTCAAAAGCCAGACCTTCCACATTCCTTTGAACGTAGACCTAGACAACGCTTCCGGTGAAATCAAAGTAACTGTTAACCCAATGGATAGTGCAGTCTCCAGCGGTACCTATACTTTCGCAGTCGTTGAATCTGGTGGCACCATTGCTACAGTCGGCGAAAAGAGAGATGTTACTAGAGGTAATGCACATGGTGCAACAATTACGATAGATGAAGCTAGAATTGGTGCACTTGATCCTGGAACTCAAGAGTTTAGATTAAGATTGCCTAGTGGTTTCAACTGGAACGCTACTCTTACGAGTGGTAGTGCAGTTGTTGAAGGGTTAGGTAATACAGCAACACTCGAGGCTCGGATTGGTGCAAACGATAGAACGCTAGAAGTTACTGTTAGAAATATTGTTAGATCTTCAGATTCTAGAGGATATATCGCAATCACTCCATATTTTAATATCACCAGAGACGCTAACCTAGGTGATGTTAAAGTAGATATACTCAGCCGCTCTAGTGATGTTACAGCCGTATCCGGCCTAGTAGTTGCTGAATATATTGAGCACGGCGTTACTGTTTCAATTGACGAAGTAAGAGAATTCCTTGCAGGTCGTGCTGCTGTTGGCAATCTTGCTGACTTAGATGAAGAAGAATTTGAAACTGCTGAAATTACAATCGAGCAAAATGGTAGAGCTTTACTAGATGGTCGGATCGTAGAGTTTGAACTACCAAGCTGGGTTAAAGTAGCAGTTGCAGAAAATGCAGACCATGAAACTGTTTTTGATGAAATTTTTGGTGACGGTAGCGCTGTATTTGAAAGAAATTCCTTCTGGATCAACAGCGATAGAAACAGATTTGAAGTTACTGTAGAAGATAGCACAGAAGCAGATGAAATTGAGCTAGTAATTCCTTTGCTTATTGAAGCTGACAAGACTGGCAAAATCTACCTAAACATCAAAGGTGCAGGCATTGCTGAGCAAAACCTCCTAATCGGGACAGCAATTGCGCCTGTTGAAGTTGACATTAAAGTTGCGGATGTTAGAATCGGTGTTCAGAATCAATCTGCACCTGACATTGTAATTACTGAAAACCAAGCTGGTGCTTTAATGGAAGGTAGCTTAGTCATCGACTTAAGACAATTTGATGGACTAAGATTCACTGATGCAACTTTTGAAGTGATTGCTGGAGACCTTGAAATTGATGTAGACGCCTCTGATGTAGATGATCATCGTTTGACGATTGTTATTGAGGCAGACTCTACTGAACCTTCAACTATCAAAGTAAGCAATATTGAGCTAACTGTTAATCGCATGGCTCCAGAAGGCTTTGTTCAAGTTGACGTTAGTGGTGATGCATTAATTGGATATGTTTCTATTAATGGTGAAGATGCTATCGAAAGAGATGCGGATTCTGGCACATTCAACACTCGAGTAGCACGCGTTAACTTCGCTAACGTAATCACCCCAGCTCCTGGTCAAGTTCGTTCCGCTGCTACTTTCGTAATCGGTGAAAATGTTTACACTGTTAACGGTGTAGAAAAGCAAATGGACGCTGCGCCTTACATCAAAGACGGTCGTACTTTCTTACCAGTTCGCTTCGTAGCTGACGCTCTGGGTGTAAGCGAAAACAACATCATCTGGAACCAAGCTACTCAATCTGCTACTATCATCAAAGGTGACCGCATTGTTTCCGTACAAATCGGCAACAACGTAATGACTGTTAACGGCACACCTCTAACTATGGATGTAGCACCTGAGATTCGCGATGGTCGCACTTTCCTACCTCTACGCTTCATCGGTCAAGCTCTCGGTGCAGACATGGAGTGGGTAGCTGAGACTCAAACTGTAATCGTTAACCAGTAA